A single region of the Kineosporiaceae bacterium SCSIO 59966 genome encodes:
- a CDS encoding ABC transporter ATP-binding protein encodes MPSIRARGWGWRHPGRRAWALRGVDLDVADGERVLLLGPSGAGKSTLLAGIAGLLDAGPDTGGDAEGELLVDGVPAGQARVRAVEAGRGLAPTGLLLQDPQAQTVLARCGDDVAFGLENHGVPREEIWPRVRRALDDVGLGVALDRPTARLSGGQRQRLALAGVLALRPGVLLLDEPTAMLDPDGAAGLRRVVADQLAATGATAVVVEHRVQEWLDVVDRVVVLEPGGGVVADGPAARVLAEHGERLAAAGVWVPGRHPLRLGPAGPAGPAGPAGPAGSPQAAGPPAASGAASGPVLLRAEGLAVHRRGLPEPVLTDVDLTLRAGRGAALVGPNGSGKSTLALALGGLVRPGAGRVRAEPPLADGAADEPYRWRPRELVARIGSVFQDPRHQLVAATVTEELAVGPRRLRLPEDVVRARVDELLERLRLTHLARANPFTLSGGEQRRLSVATALATRPRLLVLDEPTFGQDARTWAELVGLLGDLLAAGTGLVTATHDEELVAALAGDVWRVGAGVVRSQVPAATAAAR; translated from the coding sequence ATGCCCTCGATCCGCGCCCGTGGCTGGGGGTGGCGGCACCCCGGCCGCCGCGCCTGGGCGCTGCGCGGCGTCGACCTGGACGTCGCGGACGGCGAGCGGGTGCTCCTGCTGGGCCCCAGCGGGGCCGGCAAGTCCACCCTGCTCGCCGGCATCGCCGGCCTGCTCGACGCCGGACCCGACACCGGCGGGGACGCCGAGGGCGAGCTGCTCGTCGACGGCGTCCCGGCCGGGCAGGCGCGGGTCCGCGCGGTCGAGGCCGGCCGCGGACTGGCACCGACGGGGCTGCTGCTGCAGGACCCGCAGGCGCAGACGGTGCTGGCCCGCTGCGGCGACGACGTCGCCTTCGGCCTGGAGAACCACGGCGTCCCGCGCGAGGAGATCTGGCCGCGGGTTCGCCGCGCCCTGGACGACGTGGGGCTCGGTGTCGCCCTCGACCGGCCCACGGCCCGGCTGTCCGGGGGGCAGCGGCAGCGTCTCGCGCTCGCCGGGGTGCTGGCGCTGCGACCCGGCGTGCTGCTGCTCGACGAGCCGACCGCGATGCTCGACCCGGACGGCGCCGCAGGTCTGCGCCGGGTGGTCGCCGACCAGCTCGCCGCCACCGGCGCCACCGCCGTGGTCGTCGAGCACCGGGTGCAGGAGTGGCTCGACGTCGTCGACCGTGTCGTCGTGCTCGAACCGGGAGGCGGCGTCGTGGCCGACGGTCCCGCCGCGCGGGTCCTCGCCGAGCACGGCGAGCGTCTCGCCGCCGCCGGCGTCTGGGTGCCCGGCCGACACCCGCTGCGGCTGGGTCCTGCCGGTCCTGCCGGTCCTGCCGGTCCAGCCGGGCCGGCCGGTTCACCCCAGGCGGCGGGTCCGCCCGCGGCCTCGGGTGCGGCGTCCGGGCCGGTGCTGCTGCGCGCGGAGGGCCTCGCCGTGCACCGGCGCGGCCTGCCCGAGCCGGTGCTCACCGACGTCGACCTGACCTTGCGGGCCGGCCGGGGCGCCGCCCTCGTCGGGCCGAACGGCTCCGGCAAGTCGACCCTCGCGCTGGCCCTCGGTGGCTTGGTGCGCCCCGGCGCCGGCCGGGTGCGGGCTGAGCCGCCCCTGGCCGACGGGGCCGCGGACGAGCCGTACCGGTGGCGACCGCGCGAGCTCGTCGCCCGGATCGGGTCGGTGTTCCAGGACCCTCGCCACCAGCTCGTCGCGGCCACCGTCACCGAGGAGCTCGCGGTCGGACCGCGACGGCTCCGGCTGCCCGAGGACGTCGTCCGGGCCCGGGTGGACGAGCTGCTCGAGCGGCTGCGGCTGACCCACCTGGCGCGCGCCAACCCGTTCACGCTGTCCGGCGGGGAGCAGCGGCGGCTGTCCGTGGCCACCGCGCTGGCCACCCGCCCGCGGCTGCTCGTCCTCGACGAGCCGACGTTCGGGCAGGACGCCCGCACCTGGGCGGAGCTCGTCGGCCTGCTCGGCGACCTGCTCGCCGCTGGGACCGGCCTGGTCACCGCGACCCACGACGAGGAGCTCGTCGCCGCGCTGGCCGGCGACGTCTGGCGGGTGGGCGCAGGCGTCGTCCGCTCGCAGGTCCCCGCCGCGACGGCGGCGGCCCGGTGA
- a CDS encoding DUF4235 domain-containing protein, with protein MMWKLMGLLSAVLAGVAARKVLSTAWVKGTGHQPPNNPESPTTSWQEAVAWAAASGALVGLARMLATRKAADYYRKSTGHLPKGLEEVG; from the coding sequence ATGATGTGGAAGCTCATGGGTCTGCTGTCCGCGGTCCTCGCCGGCGTCGCAGCCCGCAAGGTGCTCTCGACCGCCTGGGTGAAGGGCACCGGCCACCAGCCGCCGAACAACCCCGAGTCCCCGACGACGTCGTGGCAGGAGGCGGTGGCCTGGGCGGCCGCGTCAGGGGCCCTGGTCGGCCTGGCCCGGATGCTCGCCACCCGCAAGGCGGCCGACTACTACCGCAAGTCCACCGGGCACCTGCCGAAGGGGCTGGAGGAGGTCGGCTGA
- a CDS encoding imidazolonepropionase — MSTLVTGVAELVTQHASLGTLTDAALVVDAGRVAWVGPASRAPDADERVDVGGRAVVPGFVDSHTHLVFAGDRSAEFAARMRGERYDGGGIASTVAATRAAGEEELRGRLLGLVAEMRRQGTTTVEVKSGYGLTTADEVRALRLAREVTPETTFLGAHVVPPELAGRREEYLALVTGDMLAACAPHARWVDVFCEPSSAHAFDAEESRAVLQAGRAAGLGLRVHANQLGHGPGVRLAVELGAASADHCTYLSAADVDALAGSATVATLLPGVEFSTRSPYPDARRLLDAGVVVALATDCNPGTSFTSSMPLCIALAVREMGMTPSEALWAATAGGARALRRDDVGHLGVGARADLVVLDAPSHVHLAYRPGVPLATPLLGP; from the coding sequence GTGAGCACGCTGGTCACCGGTGTCGCCGAGCTGGTCACCCAGCACGCCTCGCTCGGCACCCTCACCGACGCCGCCCTCGTCGTCGACGCCGGGCGGGTCGCGTGGGTGGGTCCGGCGTCCCGTGCCCCGGACGCCGACGAGCGGGTGGACGTCGGCGGCCGGGCCGTCGTCCCCGGGTTCGTCGACTCCCACACCCACCTGGTGTTCGCCGGGGACCGCTCGGCCGAGTTCGCCGCCCGGATGCGCGGTGAGCGGTACGACGGCGGCGGCATCGCCTCCACCGTGGCCGCCACCCGGGCGGCCGGCGAGGAGGAGCTGCGCGGCCGGCTGCTGGGCCTGGTCGCCGAGATGCGCCGGCAGGGCACGACGACCGTCGAGGTCAAGAGCGGCTACGGGCTGACGACCGCCGACGAGGTCCGGGCGCTGCGGCTCGCCCGGGAGGTGACGCCGGAGACGACGTTCCTGGGCGCCCACGTCGTCCCGCCGGAGCTGGCCGGCCGGCGCGAGGAGTACCTCGCCCTCGTCACCGGCGACATGCTCGCCGCCTGCGCGCCGCACGCCCGGTGGGTGGACGTGTTCTGCGAGCCGTCGTCCGCGCACGCCTTCGACGCCGAGGAGTCCCGGGCCGTGCTGCAGGCGGGCCGGGCCGCCGGGCTCGGGCTGCGGGTGCACGCCAACCAGCTCGGCCACGGCCCGGGGGTGCGGCTCGCGGTCGAGCTGGGCGCCGCCAGCGCCGACCACTGCACGTACCTGTCCGCCGCCGACGTCGACGCCCTGGCCGGGTCGGCCACGGTCGCGACCCTGCTGCCCGGGGTGGAGTTCTCCACCCGCTCGCCGTACCCGGACGCCCGCCGGCTGCTGGACGCCGGGGTGGTCGTCGCGCTCGCGACCGACTGCAACCCGGGCACGTCGTTCACCTCCTCGATGCCGCTGTGCATCGCGCTCGCCGTCCGGGAGATGGGGATGACGCCGAGCGAGGCGCTGTGGGCGGCCACCGCAGGCGGGGCCCGGGCCCTGCGCCGGGACGACGTCGGGCACCTCGGCGTCGGCGCCCGGGCCGACCTCGTCGTCCTGGACGCGCCGAGCCACGTGCACCTCGCCTACCGCCCCGGCGTCCCGCTGGCCACCCCCCTGCTCGGGCCGTGA
- a CDS encoding formimidoylglutamate deiminase → MTAFWCERAWLTDGVRDAVRVQTDAGRVTAVTTGAPARPGDVRLTGLVLPGLANAHSHAFHRALRGRTHDGGGTFWRWRERMYAVARRLDPDSYLALARAVYAEMSLAGVTAVGEFHYLHHPGGGRRYADPNAMGEALRQAARDAGVRLTLLDTVYLAGGLGDDGYLPLDEVQQRFSDGDVDAWAARVADLPGDEDTVVGAAVHSVRAVPADRLAAVAEAAAGRPLHVHLSEQPAENDACRAAHGRTPTALLADHGVLGPRTTAVHATHLSVADVAALGASGTAVCVCPSTEADLADGIGPARRLADAGSPLCLGSDQHVLVDLLAEARLLEAHERLAAGQRGRFTPGELVAALTADGHAALGRPDAGRIAAGAPADLVAVRLDTVRTAGADPEQAVLVAGAPDVDTVVVGGQVVVEGGRHRLGDVAALLAGAVAPLWEDR, encoded by the coding sequence GTGACGGCGTTCTGGTGCGAGCGCGCCTGGCTCACCGACGGCGTCCGGGACGCCGTCCGGGTGCAGACGGACGCCGGCCGGGTCACGGCCGTCACCACCGGGGCACCCGCCCGCCCCGGCGACGTCCGGCTGACCGGGCTCGTCCTGCCCGGCCTGGCCAACGCGCACAGCCACGCGTTCCACCGGGCCCTGCGCGGACGCACCCACGACGGCGGCGGCACGTTCTGGAGGTGGCGGGAGCGGATGTACGCGGTCGCCCGCCGGCTCGACCCGGACTCCTACCTCGCTCTCGCCCGCGCCGTCTACGCCGAGATGTCCCTGGCCGGGGTCACCGCGGTCGGGGAGTTCCACTACCTGCACCACCCCGGCGGCGGCCGCCGCTACGCCGACCCGAACGCGATGGGGGAGGCGCTGCGCCAGGCCGCCCGTGACGCCGGCGTCCGGCTCACCCTGCTCGACACCGTCTACCTCGCCGGCGGGCTGGGCGACGACGGGTACCTCCCCCTCGACGAGGTGCAGCAGCGGTTCTCCGACGGTGACGTCGACGCGTGGGCGGCCCGGGTCGCCGACCTGCCCGGCGACGAGGACACCGTCGTGGGGGCCGCCGTGCACTCGGTGCGCGCCGTCCCCGCCGACCGCCTCGCCGCCGTCGCCGAGGCGGCCGCCGGCCGCCCGCTGCACGTGCACCTGTCCGAGCAGCCGGCCGAGAACGACGCCTGCCGCGCCGCGCACGGCCGCACCCCGACCGCTCTGCTCGCCGACCACGGCGTCCTGGGGCCGCGGACCACGGCCGTGCACGCCACCCACCTGAGCGTCGCCGACGTCGCGGCCCTGGGGGCCAGCGGCACGGCCGTGTGCGTGTGCCCGAGCACGGAGGCCGACCTCGCCGACGGGATCGGCCCGGCCCGCCGGCTCGCCGACGCGGGGTCCCCGCTGTGCCTGGGCAGCGACCAGCACGTGCTCGTCGACCTGCTCGCCGAGGCCCGGCTGCTCGAGGCCCACGAGCGACTGGCCGCCGGTCAGCGCGGCCGGTTCACCCCCGGCGAGCTGGTCGCCGCGCTCACCGCCGACGGGCACGCGGCCCTGGGCCGTCCGGACGCGGGCCGGATCGCCGCCGGTGCGCCCGCCGACCTCGTCGCCGTCCGGCTGGACACCGTCCGCACCGCCGGCGCCGACCCGGAGCAGGCCGTGCTCGTGGCCGGCGCCCCCGACGTCGACACCGTCGTCGTCGGCGGGCAGGTCGTCGTCGAGGGCGGCCGGCACCGGCTCGGGGACGTGGCCGCGCTGCTCGCCGGCGCCGTCGCACCGCTGTGGGAGGACCGGTGA
- a CDS encoding allantoate amidohydrolase, whose protein sequence is MWADLEPVGRDRRTGGYRRFAWTAEDAELRAWFTDQARRRGLDVTGDRAGNLWAWWGDPDAAADAGRPGVVLGSHLDSVPDGGAFDGPLGVLSAFAALDRLRSDGWTPDRPVAVACFADEEGARFGVACAGSRVLTGALHPDRARGLTDADGTTWAQAAAAHGVDVAALGRDEQALRRVGVFVELHVEQGRHLADLDDAPVGVAGAIWPHGRWRFDLPGRADHAGTTRLADRDDPMLRLAAAVTTARAAAERHAALATVARVRVEPNGVNAIPSAVTAWLDARGPDADAVRRVVADVASAAGAGPVEESWTPPTTFPVRLRDELAAVVGRTHGDGRPAPVLATGAGHDAGILAAAGVPAAMLFVRNPTGVSHSPAEHAEPQDCGAGVQALAAVLCHLAGDSHLAGDSHLVGDSHAAGQRGRPDDGGAR, encoded by the coding sequence ATGTGGGCGGACCTCGAACCGGTGGGCCGCGACCGGCGGACCGGCGGCTACCGCCGGTTCGCCTGGACCGCCGAGGACGCCGAGCTGCGCGCGTGGTTCACCGACCAGGCCCGGCGGCGCGGCCTGGACGTCACCGGGGACCGGGCCGGCAACCTGTGGGCCTGGTGGGGTGACCCGGACGCCGCGGCGGACGCCGGCCGGCCCGGCGTCGTCCTCGGCTCGCACCTGGACTCGGTACCCGACGGCGGCGCGTTCGACGGCCCGCTCGGCGTCCTCAGCGCGTTCGCCGCGCTCGACCGGCTGCGCTCGGACGGCTGGACGCCGGATCGCCCGGTCGCGGTCGCGTGCTTCGCCGACGAGGAGGGCGCCCGGTTCGGCGTCGCCTGCGCCGGGTCCCGGGTGCTCACCGGGGCGCTGCACCCCGACCGGGCCCGGGGGCTCACCGACGCCGACGGCACGACCTGGGCGCAGGCCGCCGCCGCGCACGGCGTGGACGTCGCCGCCCTCGGCCGCGACGAGCAGGCCCTGCGGCGGGTCGGGGTGTTCGTCGAGCTGCACGTCGAGCAGGGCCGCCACCTCGCCGACCTGGACGACGCCCCGGTCGGGGTGGCCGGCGCGATCTGGCCGCACGGGCGGTGGCGGTTCGACCTGCCCGGCCGCGCCGACCACGCCGGCACCACCCGGCTCGCCGACCGGGACGACCCGATGCTGCGGCTTGCCGCCGCCGTCACCACGGCCCGGGCCGCCGCCGAGCGGCACGCGGCCCTGGCCACCGTCGCCCGGGTGCGGGTGGAGCCCAACGGGGTGAACGCGATCCCGTCGGCGGTCACCGCCTGGCTGGACGCCCGCGGCCCGGACGCCGACGCCGTCCGCCGGGTCGTCGCGGACGTCGCGAGCGCGGCCGGGGCCGGCCCGGTCGAGGAGTCCTGGACGCCGCCGACCACGTTCCCCGTCCGGCTGCGCGACGAGCTGGCCGCCGTCGTCGGCCGGACCCACGGGGACGGCCGGCCGGCCCCGGTGCTGGCCACCGGCGCCGGGCACGACGCCGGGATCCTCGCCGCCGCCGGGGTGCCCGCCGCGATGCTGTTCGTCCGCAACCCCACCGGCGTGTCCCACTCACCCGCGGAGCACGCCGAGCCGCAGGACTGCGGGGCGGGGGTGCAGGCCCTCGCCGCCGTCCTGTGCCACCTGGCCGGGGACAGCCACCTGGCCGGGGACAGCCACCTGGTCGGGGACAGCCACGCCGCCGGGCAGCGCGGCCGACCGGACGACGGTGGTGCCCGGTGA
- a CDS encoding urocanate hydratase, producing the protein MDGARPVRAPRGTTLTARSWQTEAPLRMLMNNLDPEVAERPDDLVVYGGTGRAARDWASFDAMVRTLTTLADDETMLVQSGRPVGVLRTHEWAPRVLIANANLVGDWATWPEFRRLEHLGLTMYGQMTAGSWIYIGTQGILQGTYETFAAVAEKRFGGTLAGTLTLTGGCGGMGGAQPLAVTLNGGVCLVVDVDPARLRRRVEHRYLDEMTDDLDVAVQRCLAAKRERRALSVGLVGNAATVVPELLRRGVEVDIVTDQTSAHDPLSYLPEDVDLADWHDYAEAKPEEFTDRARASMAKHVEAMVGFMDAGAEVFDYGNSIRDEARLGGFERAFAFPGFVPAYIRPLFCEGKGPFRWAALSGDPADIAATDRAVLDLFGDDEKLARWIRAAGEKVAFQGLPARICWLGYGERHLAGLRFNEMVASGELSAPVVIGRDHLDAGSVASPYRETEAMADGSDAIADWPLLNALVNTASGATWVSIHHGGGVGIGRSIHAGQVTVADGTPLAALKLERVLTNDPGTGVLRHVDAGYQAAERVAAERGVRVPMRETP; encoded by the coding sequence ATGGACGGAGCACGACCGGTCCGCGCGCCGCGCGGCACGACGCTGACCGCCCGCAGCTGGCAGACCGAGGCGCCGTTGCGGATGCTGATGAACAACCTCGACCCGGAGGTGGCCGAGCGCCCCGACGACCTCGTCGTCTACGGCGGCACCGGCCGCGCCGCCCGCGACTGGGCCAGCTTCGACGCGATGGTGCGCACCCTGACCACCCTCGCGGACGACGAGACGATGCTCGTGCAGTCCGGCCGGCCGGTCGGCGTCCTGCGCACCCACGAGTGGGCCCCGCGGGTGCTGATCGCCAACGCCAACCTGGTGGGCGACTGGGCGACCTGGCCGGAGTTCCGCCGTCTGGAGCACCTGGGCCTGACGATGTACGGCCAGATGACCGCCGGGTCGTGGATCTACATCGGCACCCAGGGCATCCTCCAGGGCACCTACGAGACGTTCGCCGCGGTCGCGGAGAAGAGGTTCGGCGGCACCCTGGCCGGCACCCTGACGCTGACCGGCGGCTGCGGCGGGATGGGCGGTGCGCAACCACTGGCCGTCACCCTCAACGGCGGCGTCTGCCTCGTCGTCGACGTCGACCCGGCGCGGCTGCGGCGCCGCGTCGAGCACCGCTACCTCGACGAGATGACCGACGACCTCGACGTCGCCGTCCAGCGGTGCCTGGCCGCCAAGCGCGAGCGGCGCGCCCTGTCCGTCGGGCTCGTCGGCAACGCCGCCACCGTGGTCCCGGAGCTGCTGCGCCGTGGGGTCGAGGTCGACATCGTCACCGACCAGACCAGCGCGCACGACCCGCTGAGCTACCTGCCCGAGGACGTCGACCTCGCCGACTGGCACGACTACGCCGAGGCCAAGCCCGAGGAGTTCACCGACCGGGCGCGCGCCTCGATGGCCAAGCACGTCGAGGCGATGGTCGGCTTCATGGACGCCGGCGCCGAGGTCTTCGACTACGGCAACTCGATCCGCGACGAGGCCCGCCTCGGCGGCTTCGAGCGCGCCTTCGCGTTCCCCGGTTTCGTCCCGGCGTACATCCGGCCGCTGTTCTGCGAGGGCAAGGGCCCGTTCCGGTGGGCCGCGCTGTCCGGTGACCCGGCCGACATCGCCGCCACCGACCGCGCCGTCCTGGACCTGTTCGGGGACGACGAGAAGCTGGCCCGGTGGATCCGCGCGGCCGGCGAGAAGGTCGCCTTCCAGGGCCTGCCGGCGCGGATCTGCTGGCTGGGCTACGGGGAGCGGCACCTGGCGGGTCTGCGGTTCAACGAGATGGTCGCCTCCGGGGAGCTGTCCGCCCCGGTCGTCATCGGCCGCGACCACCTCGACGCCGGCTCCGTCGCCTCCCCCTACCGGGAGACCGAGGCGATGGCCGACGGCTCCGACGCGATCGCGGACTGGCCGCTGCTCAACGCCCTGGTCAACACGGCGTCCGGGGCGACGTGGGTGTCGATCCACCACGGCGGCGGCGTCGGCATCGGACGGTCCATCCACGCCGGGCAGGTCACCGTCGCCGACGGCACCCCGCTCGCGGCGCTCAAGCTCGAGCGGGTGCTGACGAACGACCCGGGCACCGGTGTGCTCCGGCACGTCGACGCCGGGTACCAGGCCGCCGAGCGGGTCGCGGCCGAGCGGGGGGTGCGGGTGCCGATGCGGGAGACGCCGTGA
- the hutH gene encoding histidine ammonia-lyase — MSGIPDSIPGRPVPAGRRRVCDGQVSEYQVSGHQVSGHQASGRLDGRRASEQHVVRVGVGPVSPAEVVAVARGDAGVELTAEAVTAIERSRTVVEDLAGDTRAHYGVSTGFGALATRHIPVGLRAQLQRSLVRSHAAGAGEPVEREVVRAMMLLRLSTLATGRTGVRLQTAQAYAALLTAGLTPVVPEHGSLGCSGDLAPLAAVALAVMGEGEVTDADGRTRPAAEALPEHGIEPVALAEKEGLALINGTDGMLGQLVLAAEDLRRLLRTADVAAAMSVEALLGTDAVFAADLQALRPHPGQADAAANLRAVLAGSGVMASHRDPFECTRVQDAYSLRCAPQVHGAARDTLAHAEAVAGRELASAVDNPVVTVDGRVESNGNFHGAPVGYVLDFLAVAVADVASMSERRTDRFLDRARNGGLPPFLADDPGVDSGLMIAQYTAAGVVSELKRLAVPASVDSIPSSAMQEDHVSMGWAAARKLRRALDGLTQVLAVEVLTAARALELRAPLEPAPATAAVLRAVRAAGAGGPGPDRHLAPEIAAVARAVRDGTVVAAAQTVTGPLH; from the coding sequence ATGTCTGGCATCCCAGACAGCATCCCAGGCCGGCCGGTACCGGCGGGACGCCGCCGGGTGTGCGATGGGCAGGTGAGCGAGTACCAGGTCAGCGGGCATCAGGTGAGCGGACACCAGGCGAGCGGACGGCTGGACGGACGGCGGGCGAGCGAGCAGCACGTCGTCCGGGTCGGTGTCGGCCCCGTCTCCCCGGCGGAGGTCGTCGCGGTGGCCCGCGGTGACGCCGGCGTGGAGCTGACCGCCGAGGCCGTCACCGCGATCGAGCGCAGCCGGACCGTCGTCGAGGACCTCGCCGGCGACACCCGTGCGCACTACGGGGTGTCGACCGGGTTCGGCGCGCTGGCCACCCGGCACATCCCGGTCGGGCTGCGGGCGCAGCTGCAGCGCAGCCTCGTGCGCTCCCACGCCGCGGGGGCCGGCGAGCCGGTCGAGCGGGAGGTCGTCCGGGCGATGATGCTGCTGCGGCTGTCCACGCTGGCCACCGGCCGCACCGGCGTCCGGCTGCAGACAGCGCAGGCCTACGCCGCCCTGCTCACCGCCGGCCTGACCCCCGTCGTGCCCGAGCACGGGTCGCTCGGCTGCTCCGGTGACCTCGCGCCGCTGGCCGCCGTCGCCCTCGCCGTCATGGGTGAGGGGGAGGTCACCGACGCCGACGGCCGCACCCGTCCGGCGGCCGAGGCGCTGCCAGAGCACGGGATCGAGCCGGTCGCCCTCGCCGAGAAGGAAGGCCTGGCGCTCATCAACGGCACCGACGGGATGCTCGGCCAGCTGGTCCTGGCCGCCGAGGACCTGCGCCGGCTGCTGCGCACCGCGGACGTCGCCGCCGCGATGAGTGTCGAGGCGCTGCTGGGCACCGACGCGGTGTTCGCCGCGGACCTGCAGGCGCTGCGTCCGCACCCCGGCCAGGCGGACGCCGCGGCGAACCTGCGCGCCGTCCTCGCCGGGTCGGGGGTGATGGCCAGCCACCGGGACCCGTTCGAGTGCACCCGGGTGCAGGACGCCTACTCCCTGCGCTGCGCCCCCCAGGTGCACGGCGCCGCGCGCGACACCCTCGCCCACGCCGAGGCGGTCGCCGGCCGGGAGCTGGCCAGCGCCGTCGACAACCCGGTCGTCACCGTCGACGGGCGGGTGGAGTCCAACGGCAACTTCCACGGCGCCCCCGTCGGGTACGTGCTGGACTTCCTCGCCGTCGCGGTCGCCGACGTCGCGAGCATGAGCGAGCGGCGCACCGACCGGTTCCTCGACCGGGCCCGCAACGGGGGCCTGCCGCCGTTCCTCGCCGACGACCCCGGGGTCGACTCGGGCCTCATGATCGCCCAGTACACGGCCGCCGGCGTCGTCAGCGAGCTCAAGCGGCTCGCCGTCCCGGCCAGCGTCGACTCCATCCCCTCCTCGGCGATGCAGGAGGACCACGTGTCGATGGGGTGGGCGGCGGCCCGCAAGCTGCGCCGGGCGCTCGACGGTCTCACCCAGGTGCTCGCCGTCGAGGTGCTCACCGCCGCCCGGGCCCTGGAGCTGCGCGCCCCGCTCGAGCCGGCCCCCGCGACCGCCGCCGTGCTGCGCGCCGTCCGGGCCGCCGGGGCCGGCGGACCTGGACCGGACCGCCACCTGGCGCCCGAGATCGCCGCCGTCGCCCGCGCCGTCCGGGACGGCACCGTCGTCGCCGCCGCCCAGACCGTCACCGGACCCCTCCACTGA
- a CDS encoding IclR family transcriptional regulator, producing the protein MPDMAHRDARGRSSRVPAAEQALAVLRHLASQAAPVPAAAIARDLGLPRSTTYHLLTVLARDGFVVHLPEERRWGLGVTAYEIGTAYLRQEPLARLARPVLARLVDASGHSAHLAVLHGREVVYVVEERAPGRPPLVTDVGVRLPAPLTASGRAVLAALPAGQVRALFPGAAAFVDRHGRGPRSPSALRQLLVTVRRDGVAREDGEVTPGFASVASAVHDHTGHPVAGVALTFPADEVTADAEAGLVVRVRAAAAELTRRIGGRGHPPGDVARP; encoded by the coding sequence ATGCCAGACATGGCGCACCGTGACGCCCGGGGCCGCTCGAGCCGCGTCCCGGCCGCCGAGCAGGCCCTGGCCGTGCTGCGGCACCTGGCCAGCCAGGCCGCCCCGGTGCCTGCGGCGGCGATCGCGCGGGACCTCGGGCTGCCGCGCTCGACCACGTACCACCTGCTGACCGTCCTGGCCCGGGACGGGTTCGTCGTCCACCTGCCCGAGGAACGACGCTGGGGGCTCGGGGTGACCGCGTACGAGATCGGCACCGCCTACCTGCGTCAGGAGCCGCTGGCGCGCCTGGCCCGCCCCGTGCTCGCCCGTCTCGTCGACGCCTCCGGACACTCCGCGCACCTGGCCGTCCTGCACGGCCGCGAGGTGGTCTACGTCGTCGAGGAGCGCGCCCCGGGGCGGCCGCCGCTGGTCACCGACGTCGGCGTCCGGCTGCCCGCGCCGCTCACCGCGAGCGGCCGGGCGGTGCTGGCCGCCCTGCCGGCCGGGCAGGTCCGCGCCCTGTTCCCCGGCGCCGCCGCGTTCGTCGACCGGCACGGCCGCGGACCGCGCTCGCCGTCGGCGCTGCGCCAGCTGCTCGTGACGGTCCGGCGCGACGGCGTCGCCCGCGAGGACGGCGAGGTCACGCCGGGGTTCGCGTCCGTGGCCTCGGCGGTCCACGACCACACCGGTCACCCGGTGGCGGGGGTGGCCCTCACCTTCCCGGCCGACGAGGTGACTGCGGACGCCGAGGCCGGGCTCGTCGTCCGGGTGCGGGCGGCCGCCGCGGAGCTGACCCGCAGGATCGGTGGGCGAGGTCACCCTCCCGGGGACGTCGCCCGTCCGTAG